In Oscillatoria sp. FACHB-1407, the genomic stretch CTCATTTGCTGTCGTTCCATCGGGCAGTACAGCAGCACCAAATTGCAATACTCCGTTGCTTCCAAAAGTGTAGTCAGTGACAGTTCCATCAGCAGCAGTCGATAGAAATATACCTCCTTTTTCTGAGTTGTTTTCATTCCCCACACCCAGTACTGCAAGCGTTGCTAAATTTGAAACTTCCTCGTGATCATCTGAAAATGTCACTGCTGCAAATCGAGGACTACCGGCTGTGTCAAATAATCTAAATCGCGCACTCCCTTCTTTATCAATACTTATTTGTGCTCTTTCAACACCATTGGAATCATAAAAGGACTGATAGATGTTTGAACTATCGGTAGCGTCAATTTTTAAGCGGACATTTTGATTTTCATCTTTAAAAGTTAACTGCCTTAACTCTAAAACATCAGGGATCTCCATACTGGAAATAGTCGTTTGAGTGCCGTTTGCCCCTGGTTGAGTACAACTTACAGTAACGATTAGAATAATCACGACTGATACCAAAAACTTCATTACCTGGTTTTGATGCTCCAGGGATTTGATACGTTGTGAGATAGTGCGATATTCATCTCGAGAAATTGGCATCAGTCATTCTCCTACATGAGGTAGTCATCTGCTCTTGACAAGCCTACATCTTGTTTGGGCTGCGATTGGGATAACCGCACTTCCAAAGACGCAGACTCCAATTAGAGAATGGCACAAATTATCTATTGGCACAGATAATTTAATTTTTTTTACAATACTTAAAGTAAAGTGTTGATTATCAGCTCTTTTGTTAAGTCATTTAATTTACCGTTGATAACTACCTCTATGGATGCTCAAACTCTGGCTACTCAACCTAACTCCCCTACCTCCACTTGGAAAATTAAGTTGTTATATGATGGGGCGTGCCCGTTGTGTCTGCGAGAGGTCAACTTTTTAAGACGACGGGATGCGGGTCGTGGATTAGTAGCATTTATCGATATTGCAGAGGATGACTATTCCCCAGAGGCGAATGGGGGAGTCGATTTCGAGACAGCGATGGGGCGCATTCACGCAGTGTTGCCGGATGGCACGGTGATCAAAAACGTTGAGGTTTTCCGTCAGGTGTATGAGGTGTTGGGCATGGGTTGGGTCTATGCCATTACGAAAATCCCTGTGATTGGCTTTATTGCCGATGCTTTATATGAATGGTGGGCAGACTATCGTTTACCGTTGACCGGGCGAGGTAGTTTAGCGGCAATTATGCGCGATCGCCAAAACCGCCTTGCTACTTGTGACACGGAAGGACGTTGCCGCTTACCCGACGATCGGGAGTGATGGATATAGCAACTATCGAGACGCCGAGGCAAGAGAGTGTGAGGATCTCACCCCAATCAGAGCTTCCATCCCTACACTTCGTTTTAACCAATCCTTTGGTTGCTCTATCACACTAGTACAGCAAAAAATAAGTTTTGAAAGGGGTGAAGGGGTGAAACCCCTTCTTGGGGGCGAAGCCCCCAAACCCCCTGCATTGCAGAACTTTGTGTTCGCAACACTAGAATGGCAACGAAGAGAGTGGCAACGAAAGTTACAACATCTCCAGTGCAACGGGTTTTACTGGAGGTGGAAAAGCACGATCCAAGGCTTGCAGATCGTCCGGGGAAAGTTTGAGATCGAGAGCGGCTCGATTTTCCTTAACGTGAGTCACATTACTGGCTTTGGGAATGACGATCACATTCTCTTGATGCAGTAACCAGGCGATCGCGACCTGGGCTGCGGTGACTCCCTTTTCCTGGGCGATCGCTTTCAATGTGCGGTTTTGCAACAGTCGCCCCTGCTCAACGGGGGAGTATGCCATCACAGGAATTTGATGTTGTTGACACCAGGGCAAAAGGTTCCATTCAATGCCACGTCGCTGCAAGTTATAGAGCACTTGATTCGTTGCGATCGCTTCTCCTCCAGGTAACGTGTTCGCTTCCTCCATATCCGCTACATCAAAGTTGCTAACCCCATAGTCACGAATTTTGCCTGCCTGTTTCAGGGTTTGAAATGCCTCTAGCGTTTCTGATAAAGGAATGGAGCCTCGCCAGTGCAGCAAATAAAGATCAAGATAGTCCGTTTTGAGTCGTTGTAGACTGCGCTCACAGGCAGCGATCGCACCTCGTCGTGAGGCATTGTGAGGATAGACCTTGCTAACCAAGAAAACGCTTTCTCGTCGCTGGGCGATCACCTCAGCTATCACGGTTTCGGCTCCTCCTTCCCCATACATCTCAGCCGTGTCAATCAGATTCATCCCCAAATCCAATCCTTGTTGCAGAGCCGCAATCTCTTGTTGGCGTTGGGCGATCGCCTCTCCCATCCTCCATGTCCCCAGTCCTAACACTGGGATGGACTGACCCGATGACAACTGGATTGTTTTCATACAAACCTCGACAACTCTAAAACTAGATCGTCCTCAATCCCTATATGAATACCACTATCTAAGAGTTGATTTGTCAATAACATTGATGGATGAGAGATCAGTTTATACCCTTCAATGAAAGGCTATAGCAGTCCTAAATCGATCGTGAAATTTACTCTTTCATTCATCATGCGTCATTCGTCCTTTGTGTATGACCAGCAACGATTAACCATTGACCATTGACAATTAACCATTGACCATTGACCCTATCTCAGACTTCTTCATGAATCAAATAGGATGGCTATATACACCTGCTTCTTGCCAATCCCTTTTAATTAACGAAAGAGCCCCAACTAGTGAAATTTCATTTGGAATAACGACCAGGATTAACGTCGCCGAGGCATTTTTATAGTGCAAAGTTGACATACAAGGAACTTTCCAACCTCTTTTGAAGTCATTATCACGCGCATCACAATGACACCAATAAAATCAAATTAATTAATTTAGAGTTACATTCCTAACTCACTCAGATAACAATGAATTCAAAATTCTTACCTCTAAAGGTTATCCTTAATCAGACATATATATTTCATATAGGATACAGTAACGGAACATGCACGAATTAAAAATCTATTTTATTTCTTACAAAATTTCCGTATATTCACTCAACTCAGTAAAGACTTTATGAAGTTAAGGTATGCATGATATTGAGTTAGGCTAACGCATCTACCTGATCGATCCGTAGTTATGAGGACAACATGATGACAACTAAAAAACCTCAAACGAGCGTATCTTCAGGAGCTTTGAGATTTAGATTAAAACTGCTGTTGCTGAAGTTATCTGACGCAGCAATTCGTCATCCCTAAATTCACACCTTTGACCGTTGGTATTGCTATAACACGGTTAAGCAATTGACTCGGTTACTGGAATCTTGCCCCTTTTCCTGTAGTCAGCCCTCAAATGAATTCGGGGCTAATCGTAACCATTTGAAGTAAGTTGCAGTCCGTTGTAAGGACTTCCTTAGAAACCGCGTAATTCATGCACGGCAAGATTCAACTTGCTTGTCAGAACAAGCATTTTGTCAATGAGATATGCCCCATGTTTGATGTGTCTCATTGAGTTCTATAGCGGTATCTGCTGGGGTGAAGTACGGGATGTGAAACCCCCACACGGGGGGCACGGTAGTGTTTCAGATCTGTTGCCACTAACCCCCGGCTGTCGCCGTCCCCCTTACCAAGGGGGACTACAGGGGGTCTTACAGAGGTTATCAACAGGTTTGGAACACCACCCAGGGATTACGGCTATCCTGATTCGCTACTTTCTGCAAGTTCTAGCCCTTAAGAGCCAGTGTGGAACAGCGTCCCCCCTTGGGGTTGCACTCTCTTGACTTGCATTTGCAGCGGACTCAACCGATTCTCTCTCGCTTAATCGCGATCGCTGAATGTCTTTAGCGACGCGGCTTTAGCCTGCCCCAGTCAAGCTTGGGGCACTTGCACTAAAAATTTTGGAGCTAATTCATGCAAGTAGTAAACCATTCCTCTACTCTGTTAAATTCTGCTGCCTACACTGCGACTCAAGGAACAACATCTTCTCTCAATCATCAGACTGCTCTTTCCAATGTCAGAACCCGCACATTGGCTCGTGCAATGAGCACACCGGGACAAACCGCTTTACAGCTAGAAGCAGAAACCATGAGCTTGAGCGGTTACACCCGACAAGCAACCAGCATCGCCAGTGGTCGCAGCTACGTTCAACTCTCTGGTAACAGTGGCACTGTCTCAACTCGATTTACCGGAACAAGCGGTCGCTACAAAATGGTATTGCAGTATTTTGATGAGAATGACGGGAGATCAACTTTTACCGCTAAGGTCGGTAGTTCGACAATAGGTTCATTGACTGCCAATCGCAATCTGGGATCAGCCAATGCCAACCAACGGACGTTAACCAGTAGGGCGATCGCAAATGATGTCAGAATCAACAACGGGCAAATCATTAGCATTCGGGGCGTTAAAAATGCTGGGGAACTAGCTCGGTTAGACAGCATCACCTTGACTCCCGTCATTCCCCCCACTCCAACATCACCGCCAACATCAACCCCAACATCCCCCATTAACCCCAACCCCTCAACTGGAGGCTCCACAGACCCCTTTGCTAACGAATTTGGCTCAGGTTGGATGACCCGCTGGGGTGTGCGTTCATCAGGCTCCTGGGGGCAACAAAATATGCAAGTTGTGGCGGATGAAACAGGCAGATTTGGCAATGTCTTGCGAGTCACCTATCCGGCAGGGTCAGCCAGTCCAACTGTCACTCGTAGCGATCAAGCACCCGTTGGTGGAACGCAGTTCTACGCCGATATGGGCATGACTCCCCAAACATCAGCCCGACTGAGCTACTACGTGCGATTCTCAGAGAACTTCAACTTTGTCAAAGGAGGCAAATTACCTGGATTGTATGGCGGAACAGGAAACAGTGGTGGCGACATCCCCAATGGCACCGATGGATTTTCTACCCGTTATATGTGGCGCACAGGCGGGCAGGGCGAGATCTATGCCTATATGCCCACCAGCCAGGATCATGGCACGTCGATCGATCGCGGTGCGTGGCAATTTAGACCCGGCGTTTGGCATCATATTGAGCAACAAGTGACCCTCAACCAGCCCGGTAAGAGTGATGGTCAAGTGCAGGTTTGGTTTGATGGTAAAGCAGTCGCCCAGGAAGGAGGTTTAACCTTCCGCACCACCGATTCGTTACGGTTGAACGGGTTGTTCTTCTCAACCTTTTTTGGAGGTGGTGATACATCCTGGGCAACCCCTCAAAATGTTCATGCTGACTTTGCTCACTTCTCGATCGCCCCGGTGTAGCAACGTCCCTCTAACTTGAAATTCTGGTAATTGCTCAACCCAGTAGCCAATCGGTTTGCTGAGAGGTCAGCGCACGGGAAATGGCATCAAAGGCAGAAATGCCCTGACGCTGCGCAGTGTTGACCAGTGAGCGAACTTGAGCGAATAGCTCCGCCCCTCAGTCGGAACGGAAGCTGTTGGTCACCTTGCGAAAGATGACACTCCAGCGCAACGCTTGCTCACTGGAATTGTTAGTCGGTGGAATCGTCTCATCCGTCAAAAACAACAACAGATGAGCACGAATTTTTTGATAGCGTTTGAGCAACCGCTGTCCCTCGACTGATTGGGGTTTGAGATTCAAAATCTCCCGCATTGAACCGCGAAATCGAGCGCAATACTGCTCGATGATCCAGGCAACCAGGGTGCGTTGCCGTTGTTGCAAGGCAATGGCTTTGAGGAACAGCCGCTTCATCCGGGAAGCAAACAAAGCTAGGAATGTACGCATGGAGACTCTGCCTCCTAAAGTAACGGTTGGAGGCAGAGCCTCCGTCACTCCATTTCCAAGCAGGAGCTTGGAAACGAGGTTTGTATAAGATGTGTTTACGAAGAGAGTGACAGAAGAGGGCTATAGTGATAAGCCCATTTTGTTTCTGCATGGGTGGGCATTTCCTCTGCACCATATCACGAGATTTTAGAACGGTTGTCGCGACATCACACGCTGATCGCACCCGATCTACCGAGCTTTGCGCGATCGCCCTATGGTGAACTGATCTCGGACTACGACGACTATGCCAGCTTGATGCTGTCTTTTTTAGATGCGCTCAATCTCAAACAAGTGCATGTCGTGGGGCACTCCTTGGGTGGAGAAATTGCCATTACCCTCGCGACCCTCGCCCAGATCGGATCAAAAGCCTGGTGTTGGCAGATAGCACGGGAGTTCCAGTGGTTTCTCTGCTGGAGATTACGCTGATTCGAGCGTTTGAGATGGTGGCTCAGATTTCCCTGCCAAGGCTAAAACTGCAAATGGTAGACATTCCCCAAGTCTTTTCTCACAACCTGTTATTCAACACAGGCAATGTGATTCAAGCACTGCTGCTGTCGTTAGAAACCAACTTGAAACATTTACTTCCCCAGATTCAGGCTCCCTGTTTGTTGTTGTGGGCAGAAAAAGACCTGACCCCCCTGTTAAAAGTGGCTCACGAAATGGCTGCATTAATCCCCCATGCCACCCTCAAAACAGTCGATGTGGGATGGCATGAGTGAAGGCTGTGGTATCCCGAAAAGTTTGCCTCGATTGTGCTGAATTTCGTGCGTCAAAACGAACGCTAGTGTCATATCACAGTCGTCACTCTGCCAGAATCCAGGTCATACCGACCGCCGACAATTTTCAATTTGCCAGATTTGACTCGTTCCATGAGCAGGGGCGATCGCTTCAACTGGTCAATCTGGTAATGCACATTGGCGACTACGGCATTCTCAACCATATCTCCTGATTTCCCTTTGACGCGCTCGACCGCGGGCAAAATGGCTTTGACAAAGCTACCAATCTCACCCGGTAATGCCTCATTTTGAACGGCAGCCGTGACGGCTCCACAGCGTTCGTGACCCAACACCATCAATAGGGGGGTGCCCAGCAACACGACCGCATATTCGATACTGCCAAGGGCTTCTGGTGTCGCAATATTTCCCGCAATCCGCACGTCAAAAATATTACCGATGCCCTGGTCAAAAATGAGTTCTGCGGGGACTCGTGAATCTGCACAACTCAACACGGTTGCAAAGGGATGTTGTGCCTGAGCCACCGCCTGCACACGCGCTTGAGACTGATCAGGATATTGGGGATGGTGTTGCATGAAGCGTTGATTGCCATCCAATAGCCTTCGTAATGCTGCATTGGGATCGAGCACTGGATCAGTCTCCAATTCTGCTGCATGAGCCGGATTGATCCGCCCTAAGATACTGGTTGCACCGGAAAGCCCAAGCAAGCTCGCCGTTCCCATTCTTAAAAAATCACGACGTTGAATCGAATCTTTGTTGAAATTCATAGAATAATCCCAGGGAATGAATGGCACTTAAGGCTTGAAAGAAATTGACTCATGTCGGGGCGAGTGAGCATTCGCCCCTAAGGAATGAAAATTAAATAAGTTCGATGTTTGGTAGGGGCGGGTTTCGCCGTTGAATCCATTGCAAGGTGTAGATTAATCTGATAAACCCGCCTGTACAGTTTGCGGATTTAATAAATTCACAATCATTAAGTATAAGTTTCAAATTTTGTATTTAATTCGCTTCCTAAAAATCTTCTAAACGATACGGGCGTTTAGTCAAACGCCCCTACATAAGATCCTGTTTCAACATCTTGCATCCTTAAAGGGATGCAACAGATTTCATCGAGCTAATCTCCATGACATCCGAGATGTAACAGGTTCCTCCAAATTTGTTAAGCAAGGGACGCAGATTTTCTACGACGGGCTTAAGTTGATCCGGTACACAAAACGCCAGAATGTAGACGTTATCGAGCATCGTCATATCTAAGTCTTCGGTTGTTTCACCTCTTAATCCTCTACCTGTCACGTTGCGGATTACCGCATGACCATGCACACCAGACTTATCTAAACTTTCTAAAATCTTGCCTAACTCAAACGAGTTAGCAATGATCTCAATTCGTTTCATCGAATGCATACTATTACCTCCAAAGAAGGTTAATTCCGTATAGATAAAGCGGAATTCCCACAATGATGTTGAAGGGAAACGTGACTGCCAGGGCAGTCGAAACGTATAGGCTGGGATTTGCTTCAGGAACTGTTAATCGCATGGCAGCAGGGACAGCAATATACGAAGCACTCGCACACAAGACCGCAAACAAAAGTGCGTCCCCTCTAGGCATGTTAATGAACTTGGCAATCAGTAACCCGATCCCGGCGTTCACTATAGGAATCAGTATGGCAAATGAAATGAGGAAAATGCCTGTTTTTTGCAAGTCCTTAATTCTTCTGGCGGCAACAAGTCCCATGTCGAGCAAGAAGAAGGTCAAAACACCATAAAACATTCCTTGCGTAAAGGGTTCTAATACTTCCCATCCGTGTTCCCCCGTTGCAAAGCCGATTGCCAGACTCCCTACGAGCAAAAAGACCGAACTGTTGAGAAATGCGTCTCGCAATACTTCAGGCCAGGAGAACTCGCGTTTTTCATCGATGGCGAACAGATTGACGAGAATCAACCCCACAATGATGGCTGGTGACTCCATGAGAGCCAGGGCTGCCACCATGTAACCATCAGTATCAATGCCCAGTTCATTGAGAAACGCTGTTGCTGTAATGAACGTGACCGCACTGATGGAACCATAGGTTGCTGCGATCGCCGCCGCATCATAAGTATCTAGCTTCAATTTGAGAATAAAGAAGGTGTAGACCGGGACGGCACATGCCATCAACATGGCAGCCAACAGCGTTAAAATGACCTCTTGCGTAATGCCGCTTTTGACTAACTCAACGCCGCCCTTAAAGCCGATCGCCAGCAGCAGATACAACGAAAATAACTTGGGGACAGGTGGAGGAATTTCGAGATCGGATTTAACTAAAACAGCAATCATTCCCAGGAAAAAGAACAGAATGGGTGGATTGAGGATATTAGACACAATCAAACTGATATCCACGTCCATTCCTCCTTACACTGAGCAACCAAAAAGTTTAGAAAACTTTGCATTATCGAATAACGTTGTGCTGAATGAATCATCATGTATCGTGTTGTACTGCTCCTGTCAATTCTTGGACTAGTGTTGCGAACACAAAGTTCTGCAATGTAGGGGGTTTGGGGGCTTCGCCCCCAAGAAGGGGTGGAATCCCTTCACCCCTTTCAAAACTTATTTTTTGCTGTACTAGTTGATATACTCCACAGTTTTGCGAGCGAGAGCTGTCATAGACAAATAAAAGGCGTTGTCCTGGACATCATGCGATCGCGCCATCTCAGTTGCCAGTTTCAAAGCACTTAAAAAACCGACATAAAAATCCTGCGATTCTCCATGGGTAATCACGCTCGATACTGCCTGCAAAATTTCTAAATGGTCGAGAGGCGCGCTCTTTAACAGGTCAATTTCTTCTCTTGAAATTTGATACACAGCGTAATCTCCAATTGACTCGCAGGAATAATCCGGGAACGGTTACTATTCTGATCATCCTAAAGCGTCTTCTTAGAAAGAATTTGGAAATCAATCTGTGTTCTGTAGAAAAGAAGGGTGTGAGGGCTGGAGGAGAATTACCCCAAAACTGGTTGCTTACAGGGTTAATTGCAATTAACCCAACCGAAAACTGCCCGCATTAAGCGTACCAACTGCAATGTTGGATAACTGTGCCAAATTTCTAAAGCCACCTGCGACATCCCCATTCGTATCAACCCGAACAACCGTGTCACTACCCAACTGAGCCAGTCTCACATACGCCGCAAAGCGATCGCCCCTTCTATAGGCGGGTTGGTTAAACGCAACTCGCAGATCAATCACATCTCGTCTAACCTGAAAATCAGCAATCACATCACCGCGATCGCCCACGGAGGTGTAAATGAAGCGATCGCTTCCTAAGCCGCCCCGCAATAGGTCTGATCCCTCTCCTCCAGTCAGTTGGTCATTGCCCGTACTTCCCACGATCACATCGCTGTCAGAACCACCCAAAAGAACATCCCGTCCGGCATTGCCTTCCAAAAAGTCTGCTCCATCCTGTCCCCGCAAAATATCATTGCCACTAAAGCCCACCAATCGGTCTGCTGCTGCCGTTCCATTGCGTACGACGGAACTGGTGATCCCCGTGATCACATCACGTCGCAGCACACCTGCAAACAGGTTGTGCCCCCTAGCGGTTGGATGTACCCGATCCCAAAAGAAGAATTGATTGGGATCAACGGTTGGGTCTTGGGGAAAGATGGCATTAACGTAGGGAGCCGTGATGTTAGAGAAGCCGAATTGGGCTGGGTTTTGGGCAATACTCTCGGCGATCGGAAACAAGTCAGCAAAGACAATATTGACCCCAGAGAAAGTGGCTTCTAAGGGCGTGAGAGTGGATTCCAGTGCTGCATTAAAGGCGAGGCTCGCCTGCGTTAACGGTTGCAATAACCCCTGCTCTAGAGCCTGAGGAGTTCTACCCAGGTTGGGCGTTTGCACCACGACAATGTTTTTTGCACCCGACTGTGCCAGAGTAGTTACGGCGGTGGTGACATTAGCAATGGCTGTGTTGAGCGTCGCTGTGGGATCAGAGGGGGATGCATTCAACAGGTCGTTTGCGCCGATCCAGACCAGGTACAGGTCTTCAGAACCTGCCCCTAACGTAGTAGCTTGGCTGGTAAAGCGATCGACTTGATTGAGCAACCCTCCGATTTGCACTCCCAGGAAGTCGAACACGTTGGTGCGCCCTGTTTGCGCTCCTCCCAACGCAAAATTGGTGGATTGATACCCTAACCCAAGGGATGTGGCTAAGGTTTCTACTGCGACTGCCCCATTAGAAAAACGTCCATTGACATAAGGCGGTGGTGGAAACAACCCTCCACTCAATTGAAAAATGTTGCCCGTATCCGATAGGCTATCTCCAAATATGAACAGGTCATACCGAGTTGCAGCGTTAAGGCTCCCTGAGTCGCGCGTTGCCATGGGTGTTTCCTTGATGAGGGGACTTAAAATAATGGGATGTACAGCTTTGCCATACATCCCACCTGAAATCAATATAAGTTAGTTGTTTGATTAAGCTGGAGTCAGCTGCACGATGAGTGCGCGTCGATCTAACGATTGCACTTTGCCGGCTTGCCCCAGGTCTATAACAATCCGATCGAGTAACTCTGCGGCGCGATCGCGATTTTGATGTTCTCGACCTCGTAACCGAATTTGAAACTTAACTGAATCACCCTTACCTAACCACTCAGTCGCCCAATCGATCCGCAGCTTGTAATCCG encodes the following:
- a CDS encoding thiol-disulfide oxidoreductase DCC family protein; this translates as MDAQTLATQPNSPTSTWKIKLLYDGACPLCLREVNFLRRRDAGRGLVAFIDIAEDDYSPEANGGVDFETAMGRIHAVLPDGTVIKNVEVFRQVYEVLGMGWVYAITKIPVIGFIADALYEWWADYRLPLTGRGSLAAIMRDRQNRLATCDTEGRCRLPDDRE
- a CDS encoding aldo/keto reductase, whose protein sequence is MKTIQLSSGQSIPVLGLGTWRMGEAIAQRQQEIAALQQGLDLGMNLIDTAEMYGEGGAETVIAEVIAQRRESVFLVSKVYPHNASRRGAIAACERSLQRLKTDYLDLYLLHWRGSIPLSETLEAFQTLKQAGKIRDYGVSNFDVADMEEANTLPGGEAIATNQVLYNLQRRGIEWNLLPWCQQHQIPVMAYSPVEQGRLLQNRTLKAIAQEKGVTAAQVAIAWLLHQENVIVIPKASNVTHVKENRAALDLKLSPDDLQALDRAFPPPVKPVALEML
- a CDS encoding polysaccharide lyase, coding for MQVVNHSSTLLNSAAYTATQGTTSSLNHQTALSNVRTRTLARAMSTPGQTALQLEAETMSLSGYTRQATSIASGRSYVQLSGNSGTVSTRFTGTSGRYKMVLQYFDENDGRSTFTAKVGSSTIGSLTANRNLGSANANQRTLTSRAIANDVRINNGQIISIRGVKNAGELARLDSITLTPVIPPTPTSPPTSTPTSPINPNPSTGGSTDPFANEFGSGWMTRWGVRSSGSWGQQNMQVVADETGRFGNVLRVTYPAGSASPTVTRSDQAPVGGTQFYADMGMTPQTSARLSYYVRFSENFNFVKGGKLPGLYGGTGNSGGDIPNGTDGFSTRYMWRTGGQGEIYAYMPTSQDHGTSIDRGAWQFRPGVWHHIEQQVTLNQPGKSDGQVQVWFDGKAVAQEGGLTFRTTDSLRLNGLFFSTFFGGGDTSWATPQNVHADFAHFSIAPV
- a CDS encoding IS66 family transposase; protein product: MRTFLALFASRMKRLFLKAIALQQRQRTLVAWIIEQYCARFRGSMREILNLKPQSVEGQRLLKRYQKIRAHLLLFLTDETIPPTNNSSEQALRWSVIFRKVTNSFRSD
- a CDS encoding alpha/beta fold hydrolase encodes the protein MGISSAPYHEILERLSRHHTLIAPDLPSFARSPYGELISDYDDYASLMLSFLDALNLKQVHVVGHSLGGEIAITLATLAQIGSKAWCWQIAREFQWFLCWRLR
- a CDS encoding alpha/beta fold hydrolase; this translates as MVSLLEITLIRAFEMVAQISLPRLKLQMVDIPQVFSHNLLFNTGNVIQALLLSLETNLKHLLPQIQAPCLLLWAEKDLTPLLKVAHEMAALIPHATLKTVDVGWHE
- a CDS encoding carbonic anhydrase; amino-acid sequence: MNFNKDSIQRRDFLRMGTASLLGLSGATSILGRINPAHAAELETDPVLDPNAALRRLLDGNQRFMQHHPQYPDQSQARVQAVAQAQHPFATVLSCADSRVPAELIFDQGIGNIFDVRIAGNIATPEALGSIEYAVVLLGTPLLMVLGHERCGAVTAAVQNEALPGEIGSFVKAILPAVERVKGKSGDMVENAVVANVHYQIDQLKRSPLLMERVKSGKLKIVGGRYDLDSGRVTTVI
- a CDS encoding P-II family nitrogen regulator gives rise to the protein MHSMKRIEIIANSFELGKILESLDKSGVHGHAVIRNVTGRGLRGETTEDLDMTMLDNVYILAFCVPDQLKPVVENLRPLLNKFGGTCYISDVMEISSMKSVASL
- a CDS encoding sodium-dependent bicarbonate transport family permease gives rise to the protein MDISLIVSNILNPPILFFFLGMIAVLVKSDLEIPPPVPKLFSLYLLLAIGFKGGVELVKSGITQEVILTLLAAMLMACAVPVYTFFILKLKLDTYDAAAIAATYGSISAVTFITATAFLNELGIDTDGYMVAALALMESPAIIVGLILVNLFAIDEKREFSWPEVLRDAFLNSSVFLLVGSLAIGFATGEHGWEVLEPFTQGMFYGVLTFFLLDMGLVAARRIKDLQKTGIFLISFAILIPIVNAGIGLLIAKFINMPRGDALLFAVLCASASYIAVPAAMRLTVPEANPSLYVSTALAVTFPFNIIVGIPLYLYGINLLWR
- a CDS encoding SGNH/GDSL hydrolase family protein, whose amino-acid sequence is MATRDSGSLNAATRYDLFIFGDSLSDTGNIFQLSGGLFPPPPYVNGRFSNGAVAVETLATSLGLGYQSTNFALGGAQTGRTNVFDFLGVQIGGLLNQVDRFTSQATTLGAGSEDLYLVWIGANDLLNASPSDPTATLNTAIANVTTAVTTLAQSGAKNIVVVQTPNLGRTPQALEQGLLQPLTQASLAFNAALESTLTPLEATFSGVNIVFADLFPIAESIAQNPAQFGFSNITAPYVNAIFPQDPTVDPNQFFFWDRVHPTARGHNLFAGVLRRDVITGITSSVVRNGTAAADRLVGFSGNDILRGQDGADFLEGNAGRDVLLGGSDSDVIVGSTGNDQLTGGEGSDLLRGGLGSDRFIYTSVGDRGDVIADFQVRRDVIDLRVAFNQPAYRRGDRFAAYVRLAQLGSDTVVRVDTNGDVAGGFRNLAQLSNIAVGTLNAGSFRLG